acggccaccatcgtggcaaaacataaacggtcccaaacgcgGACAAGGATCCATACAACAATGAtgagcacacaaggcttatgcccgcctacctgatcagggtagcgcgcgcccataaccttccctcgttggaggcaccggcgagaggcatgacaatagacccagttaggaccttcccgttaggtaagcgtggttgcactggtcagctcgatatggtggcaccatgactcagccaacgttgttcaagttcaatttaatccgtttaacttgaatgcaaatatgctgagccatgataagataacatgatgcaattacaatgcatgagcatgatatcaacacaactatcatccatatccacaatgaatcatatccaactgagcatggcataatgatgaGCATGAATATTACAAGTGCAAtgctactcatagcataacatgatcattatcatcagcAATAAGTACCATacaagaacacatcaataacataaccCTGTGAACACTTAACCAGCTAACAGCAAGGAATAAAACATATTAACGGTATTCGATAACTGACgctagtcatgcaccgaagaacatgaccaacccagcaTGTATTACTACCAAGCATggccaatatgaaagtaatactagcaggtagaacgtGATAACATAGTGCAAGAAACGAAGCATGACGGTAATCACCGATCCACAAGCATAGCCGAAATaacgacagcagtagcaaaacaaacatacagttattaaagattcaagttgaaaaccaattctactacgtggctatcatgcaaatggtggttgtggcttgcctgggaatGAAGaatgcaccggggagaagtgcggaacGATCGTGGAACAAATCGCCGGAAAAGTTCTCTCTCAAAGGGGGCTGATTAagcgcaagggcaaaatggtcattttcagaatgttacaACATAATGAAAATGGTTCCAACAGAACGGGCTCAACGAGACGAAGACGTgagctttggaatcacctcatttggagttcgAAGCAAAAAGATATAGCCCGACGAAGTCCAGGGACCAATCTATAAAAAGAAtctctacaaacaggcccctggcTGGAAAAACAGAAAGCGCAATACTTAAAATACGTTTACTTAGAGAGAAAACGTACTTTCGGCTAAAGAAGGAAGGAAAGGCGCTTTCTAACCTGGAAAACGTATACAGGAGAATACGTTTCCACTTATCCCAGTCAGCAGCGGCGGGGCCGGCCTTGTGCGACTGACGGGCGGGACCCATAGGGCGGTGGGACCCGCCACTTATCCACGCTGGCAACGGGGTCAACGCCCGTGTCACTGCCAGCGGGGCCCACCGGATCTCTCCCTCCTTCTCGCTCCTTCCCTTCTTCCTCCCGACATCGGCTCCAAAACAAAGGAGGGAGAGGCTGCGCGACGCCGGCGCCGGCCTGGCCGCCTCCGGCGCGGGCGCGGGTACCGGCGTGCTCGGCAAGGAGCATCGCGCCCACCTGACACAGCAGCAGCACCGGGGAGGGGCGGGGCGACGAGACCCTTGCAATGACAGAGAAACGGGTAGGCGGTGGCTGGACTAGGGGACGATGGCCATAGGGGCTCCGTCGACAAGGCGAGGGGGTGGGGAGGAGCGTTGGGGTCCGGGTGGTCCACTAGTGAGGTCAGGAGGGGGGAGGGCTCGGTTGGCACGATTTCGAGAGGAGACccgaggcggccatggcggccatcTGAGACGAGGAGTAGCTCTCGAGCTCGAATGAGAGGCTGGGAAGGGATAGTGGAGTGTGGTGAGGGCGATGGTGAGCTTGAGGGGTCTCGGAgctggctatatatagccggggcgAGGGCACGGCCTCGGGTGCCGCCGTTCGCGTCTGGCCGAAGCTTTGGCGAGGCTCAGCGATCACGGGGAGgcgcaggaaggcgacgagggaGGTGCGGACGAGCTACAAAGGTGCACAGGgacgagaagagctcggggacaagaggaggaagaaTCCATGGCGTGAACAGAGACGGTCGGCTATAGATTTCTCGTGGGCGCGCGGCGCCGAGCGTTGACGGAGGGGCTTacggagggggagatggctccaggaggacggcgacaaTGCGGTAAAACTGTTAGACATGCTCATGAGCGCGAAGACGATGAGAGGGAGAGGGGCCAGAGCTAGAAGGCGCCCTAGACGcggccaacgccagcagagcgcgcacattgcatgccaaagctcgtcatcaccgcgtgcactggtgcacaTAGTGCCACACGGCCAGCCAAACGATGTCTGGGGGTTTGTCCTTCCTGGGGAGGTTGTAACTGCGGTGGTAGTTCGATAAAAAGCTCTGTGGTTAAATGGTAATctacctctgaagtttactgcagtaaacttgaactTGCACTGGTGATTTACAGGGACTTGGTTGGGTCCAAAAAGTTTGCCTGGGGTGATCAGATTAGGAATGACTATAATCCTGGTAAGTTTGAGAAGAATTAGACCAAGGATTAATACACTTGCTATGCAACTGATCCaaatggtccagaaactagatcaaGATGGTTCACTCACATGGAGAatccacttgagctgaaatttggcaaggcttaggGATTTGGACATAgtaagatgctgtaaaaatttcataccaattggattcaccaaaatggtacttccttcatagcTATTCTCTttgtccagaaacttgcaaaaattccaaaggaatatttgctcgatgaattggtcccaaatttggtggagagaggttTTATGGTCATGAGAATGCTCTGGCAAATTTTCAAGCAAAATTAAGCAATATAAAATGTACTTTTTCACaatctgaaaatattgccagaatcaaagatttggtcatgtgctcacatagatgattggataaggctgaaaattggaggagggcaatgatatgagcacattaaggagtttgCAATTTTTCAACTCATTTGTAtaaccctagctagcacttccttcacaaaggcttccctcagacaggaactttgaaaaatcactgagaaagtttggctaggcaaataaagttgaatttttgcACAGGGAAATTATTTGGACAGGAAAatatgtccaaaaagtttggggtcaaatgggcaaagataaatagcacttgcttcacaatgtgccatttaggacagaataggaaatgaatttattgagcatgctaagaaacatggccaatgaaatattttgtcatatttgaggaagatatgacccaaaaaaattatgagaagtatttgggaatttttggatggacggaaatataggttgcttcacaaccaagggcagatagggttattcctttaatagaaaaaggaattttcctgagaaaaagaaattagggtttggtcatgCAGTTAAGTggcatgatcttggcaaggttttaaGAATGaggagccacttgggagggggaaagaggaggatttcccaggtggcaaggccagagaaccactccaaaaagaaaaacagagcaaaaccaaataaatcaaaagaaaaagaaaagggccaaaatccaggctgttacatctgcgtgtgcaaaactagcttgcacccgttgtatgtgaacgtagagcttatcacacccgatcaacacgtggtgtctcggcatgatgaactgtagcaacggtgcatactcagggagaacacgtataccttgaaatttagtgagagatcatcttacaatgctaccgttgaactaagcaaaataagatgcataaaggataaacatcacatgcaatcaatataagtgatatgatatggccatcatcatcttgtgcatttgatctccatatccaaagcaccgtcatgatcaccatcatcaccggcttgacaccttgatctccatcgaagcatcgttgtcgtctcgccaactattgcttctacgactatcgctaccgcttagtgataaagtaaagcaattacgtggcgattgcatttcatacaataaagcgacatccatatggctcctgccagttgctgataactgtgttacaaaacatgatcatctcatacaataaaatttagcatcatgtcttgaccatatcacatcacaacatgccctgaaaaaacaagttagacatcctctactttgttgttgcaagttttacgtggctgctatgggctgagcaagaaccattcttacctacgcatgaaaaaccacaagcggtatagtgattgctttttgatcttcggaaagaaccatgttcattcaatccgattcaactaaagttggagaaactgacatccaccagccacctgtgtgcgaagaacATCGGTAGAacgagtctcgcgtaagcgtacgcgtaatgtcggcctaggccgcttcatccaacaatatcgttgaatcaagaatcaactagtgacggcaagcaatatgtatatacccacgcccacaactcctttgtgttctactcatgcatataacatctacgcatagacctggctcggatgcgactgttggggaacgcaataatttcaaaaaaaatcctacgcacacgcaagatctatcatggtgatgcatagcaacaagaagggaagagtgttgtccacgtaacctcgtagaccgtaagtggaagcattatgacaacgcggttgatgtagtcatatgtcttcacgatccgactgatcctagtaccgaaagtacggcacctccacgatctgcacacgttcagctcggtgacgttccacgaactctcgatccagctgagtgtcgagggagagctttgttagcacgacggcgtgatgacggtgatgatgaagataccggcgtagggcttcgcctaagcactacgacgatatgaccgaggtgggttatggtggaggggggcaccgcacacggctaagggatcaatgatcaacttgtgtgtcctagggtgcccccctgcccccgtatataaaggagcaaggggggcggccggcccttggggtgcgccaaggaggggaggagtcctcctcctagtaggagtaggactccccctttcctagtccaactaggaggaggaagggggaggaaggagagggagggaNNNNNNNNNNNNNNNNNNNNNNNNNNNNNNNNNNNNNNNNNNNNNNNNNNNNNNNNNNNNNNNNNNNNNNNNNNNNNNNNNNNNNNNNNNNNNNNNNNNNNNNNNNNNNNNNNNNNNNNNNNNNNNNNNNNNNNNNNNNNNNNNNNNNNNNNNNNNNNNNNNNNNNNNNNNNNNNNNNNNNNNNNNNNNNNNNNNNNNNNNNNNNNNNNNNNNNNNNNNNNNNNNNNNNNNNNNNNNNNNNNNNNNNNNNNNNNNNNNNNNNNNNNNNNNNNNNNNNNNNNNNNNNNNNNNNNNNNNNNNNNNNNNNNNNNNNNNcaattcggactcctcaaggggggcggccaaccctaaggtcccctcctctctctcacacaaggcTCAGGTTGGCCCATTAGATCcctcgggggttccgataaccccccggcactctgataattatccggtgacccctggaactcatccggtgtccgaatatagtcatccaatgtatcaatctttatgtcccgaccatttcgagactcctcgtcatgtccgtgatcacatccaagaccgcgaactatcttcggtacatcaaaacacataaactcataataccaaacgttaagcatgtggaccctacgggtttgagaactatgtagacatgaccgagacacgtctccgtcaataaccaatagcggaacctggatgttcatattggctcccacatattctacgatgatctttatcggtcaaatcgtataacgatatatgttgttccctttgtcatcggtatgttacttgcccgagattcgatcgttggtatctcaatacctagttcaatcttgttaccggcaagtctcttcactcgttccgtaatgcatcatcccacaactaactcattagtcacattgcttgtaaggcttatagtgatgtgcattaccaagagggcccagagatacctctccgatactcggagtgacaaatcctaatctcggtctatgccaactcaacaaacaccatcggagacacctgtagagtatctttatagtcacccggttacgttgtgacgtttgatagcacactaagtgttcctccggtattcttgagttgcatgatctcatagtcataggaacatgtataagttatggagaaagcaatagcaacaaactaaacgatcatcgtgctaagctaacgaatgggtcaagtcaatcacatcattctctaatgatgtggtctcgttaatcaaatgacaactcatgtatatggttaggaaacataaccatcattgattcaacgagctagtcaagtagaggcatactagtgacatactgtttgtctatgtattcacacatgtactaagttttcggttaatatacttctagcatgaataataaacattcatcatgatataaggaaatataaataacaactttattattgcctctagggcatatttccttcacgtgcgCCTGGTGCAGATCACCTCACAGGAGCGCGAGCATCTCTCCGGACAGGTTGCCCGATGCCGAGCCCTTCTGCGTGAAGCTGGGATGACTGCATTGTCAGGAAGGCGTTGCACCTTGGCCTTGTCAATCTTCCGGGCGTCCGGCAGGACACGCCTCCTGCCATCGTCGTAGCGGCCGCGAGAGTCGCGGTCATCTTGCCGCCGGTCATCGCGCGAGCCTCCTACCCGCTCATCGTCGCGGCGAGGGGCCCTAGAGCGGCTCCGAAAGAGACCACGCCAGGAGGAAGTCTTGCGGTCGTCGCGCTTGTCGTGGTCGTCGTCCCTGTCACGGTCGTCTTCGCGTCGGTCACGGCCGTCGCGGTCCCCTCGCTGAGCACCCGCCTCACGTGAACGGGCCTCGCCGTCCACGACACCATAGCGCCAGTCGAAGGGGGGTGCGGGTGCGGCCGTGGATGAACTCTGCCTTCCGAGTCTGGGAGGGAATCTTCGATTCGGTCCAGATGGACCAGGACACGGCGCCGTAGTCCTCGGCGCCCGATGGTGGGGGCGGGGTGCTACCTGCCGGCGGCTGATTGCAGGTGAAAGTGACATTCTGCACCTTGGGGATTTTGCTGGGGTCGGACGACCAAGCCCACAGGTTGAGCGTGGTTGCGTCCTCGCACTGCACAGAGGCGATGTCGAAATAGTACAGGAAAGTGTCCGGACCAAGCACCTGCGCGGCGACGGAGTCATTCCAAGCATTGAGTGGCACATTTTCGATGCAGAGATGGACGTGGTAGTCAGCTTGGATGGCGTCGGCGTGCGTGTTGAGGCGCCACCTGGCTATGTGGATGTCGAGGTTGCCGAAGTCGGAGCTGAAGTGGGAGAACCGGCCTAGGCCGGCCGTCGCTAAGTCATAGTGATGCTGAAAGTCGAATCTGACGAGAAAGTCTTCGGGGTAGAAAGGCACCACCTTCAGCAGGGAGCGGTCGACGCCCGCGTGCAAGGCCACAGCCTCCCTGATGACAGAGGTGCTGACTGTAGTTGTGTCAATGCCTGCTTATGCTATAGGATCCCGGACATACAATCAATAGTCATCTTTGTTATTACCTTTGCATAGACATGTGCTTAGCTAATGTTGTATGTTTCTCATATGTTCAGACCCGTTTTGATGCCTCTACCAGTTCGCTTCTAGTGATTTTCAAAACTGCAGTATATGAACCAAAATATCTATGAGGACGTGATGCTCTTGGTTCATGATACTAGATCCGAATTTTGTTGATTTGGTCTGCGCTTTTGATTCATTTTCCCATGGAATCAGGATGTTGTTCGGTTCCTGAGAATTTCAGCGGGCTCTTCATGGGTTTCGGATCCTGACCTTCTTTTTCGCTTTCCAGATACAACTTTCCCTCGTCACAAATGGTGTACATATTCTAGCCGTATCTCTCTCCTATGTTATGTGTCATTATTTTCATTGTTACTAGCAATGTCCCTGTACATTGCAACGGATTCAAaatagaataatacttgttcacagacttgaaagaaaacacttcagttttgtgatataaatatatcactaaaaatatattatgtttcattcaaaatatattcctctgactgttttgatgaggtgagggagtaATGTGGTTggcttcaagatactaaggggtttctgtaaattggagcagagaaatcggctattgttgcaaaaaagcCACAACTTACCTCGtggtcgttagatgcagatctaatggtcagaaatgacggatggcagacacatcatcaccaactgagtttTTTAGTCTTttattagcaagatgcccgtgtgttgcacggaacaacaaaatgcatttgtatgagtagtttattttGTAAGAGAAAAAGATGAACGTGAGAAGGCCGTATCTGCAAATGTGAaaaggagtgcgggtaaattgtcatagttttcttcctgtccgttagatatagatcagacggcctatattgcaagatggtaagcacaccatcatcaccaactctgctttttataagagtagagattctGAATATTTGGGTCCTTGTGGTCTCAGGACGGAGCCTACATACATTACAAGATGTCTTTTAGTATCTTATCATAATGTACAATCATTTTTGTTCTCTTGAAAATAATGCATGGCCAATTTTAGTATTCTAGATTGAAAAAAATATGAGAGGGAAATGGGGAGGGAGGGGGAGTGAAAGGGTGTGAACGAGGATCCAAACGATTGATGTTGGACCACTGAAGTATGTATGCCCctggcaacgcacgggcaattaactAGTTTCAATACAAATTTCTGGATTCAAAATAACGAGGACCATGTATTTTGTACACGACATTAAAATTCCTTCAAATATCGTACATCATACAAACATGAGACTGGAAAAGGAAGACCAGAGACAAAGATGCAAACAGAAATATATGAAGCCTGAGCAGCTCCAGGGATTTTCACCGCCTGAACGCATTGGCCTCATGGGCATCACCGCCACCCTGAGAATAATAGGCGCGGCGGCGGATGCTCTCTTCGATGGTGGCGCTGCCGCCCTTTTCAGCACCAAATATACTCTTCTTTTCGTCCTCCAAGAAATTCTTCCCTCTGAACTGGTTTGCAGCCACCGTGGACGCCTCTTTGGCATCATCATCTGCAgccttcttgatcctcttccaccTCTGCTCTTCGTGGACCTCGGCGTCTGCCTGCATTTGCCGTAGACGAGCTTCCCTCTCCTCTTCCGACATATGGTGCACGCCCCCTCGACGGCGGTTAGTTGTGGGCCCATTGTTCCTGCCCtgctggccttcttgtcttccACGGTCTTCTGAACCTAGTTCCCTGCCCTGCCGGCTCTCCTGTCTTCGTTGATCTCCTGAAGCGACTTCAGCATGGGAGCGGTGTTCAGAAGTGGAATTGCCATTGTTCCGGCCATTTCCAATACTTCTCTGCTTCGAGTCTGAGCTGTCATGCTTTGGATAAGCATGGTGGCGGTCTGAACCCGAATTGTGTCTCCTCCTATCATCAGCATCTGGCCGATCCCGGCGTGGATGCTCATCATGCTTAGACATTTCTGGCCGTCTTCTCCTTGGTTCATCATCTTCTGGCATATCCCGTCGCCTTCTCATTGGTTCATCATCCTCTGGCATATCCCGCTGTCTTCTCCTTGGTTCATCATCTTCTGGTGTAtctcgccgtcttctccttggttCATCATCTTCCGGCGTAtctcgccgtcttctccttggttCATCATCTTCTGGCGTATCCCGTCGTCTTCTCCTTGGTTCATCATCTTCTGGCGTATCCTGCCGTCTTCTCCTTGGTTCATCATCCTGTGACATCTCCCGCCGTCTTCTCCGTTCAGCATCTTCTGACTTGTCTTGTCGTCTTCTCTTTGGTTGATCATCTTCTGAAATCTCCTGCCTTCTTTTCCTTGGTTCATCATCTTCTGTATCCGAGGATTCTTGTCTACTTTCTTTCTTCTGATGCCTTGACCTTTTCACTTCCCTCTTGTGCTCTGGAGCAGAAGGAACTTTCTTTCTCCCTTCGTTCTTGCCATCACTTACGTCATCCGAATCAGAATTTTCAGCTGAGTGATGCCTCTTACTCTTTGACTTATGATGACGATGTTTTTTGTGCTTTCTCTCCTCTTTCTTTTCTTCCTTCTGCATTTTTTCTGCTTCCATCTACAGAAATAAGATTGTATCAGAGAGTGTAGTTCAGATGAAATCATTGGAAACCATCAATAGGCTGCTATGTGTGGATGAGTTCACAAGCTAGTTCTAATTCAGAGAATCAATTCTGAGAACTTACTGATTTCTTTATCTCGGCCATCTTGATTGGATTATTTTTAATCCTTGCAATAGCATCCTGCTCACGCTGCCTTATTAGGAGTAGAGGATCAGAGTGAAGTTTCCTCCATGTGTCATTTGCAGATTGAGGCTTCTCCTCAAATAGAGCTCCCAGGGAAGTATCCTGAAACATCGAGACAGAACAAAATAAGCGCTGCAACTGCAAAATCAATCAAGCTGTATATAGTGATGCAATGATAGATGATAGGTATCTTGATAAACCCTTAAAAACAA
The sequence above is drawn from the Triticum aestivum cultivar Chinese Spring chromosome 7A, IWGSC CS RefSeq v2.1, whole genome shotgun sequence genome and encodes:
- the LOC123151004 gene encoding pre-mRNA-splicing factor CWC25 gives rise to the protein MGMKFLNKKGWHTGSLRNVEKVWVAEQKEKEEQHKIEEYKKQLKEEREKAEFRAIQEQAGFKPRQERLEFLYESGLGVGKGSSDGFQALQQPGPAVAAAASSSAPTAAGSSKDTSLGALFEEKPQSANDTWRKLHSDPLLLIRQREQDAIARIKNNPIKMAEIKKSMEAEKMQKEEKKEERKHKKHRHHKSKSKRHHSAENSDSDDVSDGKNEGRKKVPSAPEHKREVKRSRHQKKESRQESSDTEDDEPRKRRQEISEDDQPKRRRQDKSEDAERRRRREMSQDDEPRRRRQDTPEDDEPRRRRRDTPEDDEPRRRRRDTPEDDEPRRRRRDTPEDDEPRRRQRDMPEDDEPMRRRRDMPEDDEPRRRRPEMSKHDEHPRRDRPDADDRRRHNSGSDRHHAYPKHDSSDSKQRSIGNGRNNGNSTSEHRSHAEVASGDQRRQESRQGRELGSEDRGRQEGQQGRNNGPTTNRRRGGVHHMSEEEREARLRQMQADAEVHEEQRWKRIKKAADDDAKEASTVAANQFRGKNFLEDEKKSIFGAEKGGSATIEESIRRRAYYSQGGGDAHEANAFRR